The Acidobacteriota bacterium genome segment GGTACGCCGAAACGGGTCAATGGCTTGCCGTTGACGAAGAAGGTCGGGGTCTTGCGCACTCCAAGTGTCGTGGCGTCTGCCATGTCTTGCTGAAGGATGTGCGCGATATCGATGCCCTGCATCTCGAGCTCGAGGCGGGTCATGTCGAGGCCGAGGGATGGCAGGATCTCCAGTAGCTTCTCGGGTTCCGGGTGGTGGTGGCTGGCCCACACGGACTGGGTGTCGAACATCAACTGCAGCGTCTCCCAGTACTTCCCCTGCTTGCGAGCCGCTTCCAGCATCTTGACCGCGGTGTCGGCGCCCTGGTGCAGGGGGATGTACCGCAGGACCAGCTGTACTTGTCCTGGGTGTGCGTCGAGGATCGCTTTGACGTGGGGGGACATGGCTGCACAGGACTCGCAGCCGGGGTCGAGGAATTCCACGAGAGTGACCTTCGCGTCGCGTGGCCCGAGCCGCTGGGCGTAGCCACGAACAAACGCATTGTCGACGGGGCTTGCTTTCTCGATCGATGCCAGCTCTTCGGCCCGTTGGTTGTTAAACAAAGAAGTGGCCAGGATGAACCCCCCGACAAGTAGGCCAACAGCACCGAGGACCAGGACGAGTTTCTGCTTTGAAGTCATCGAGACGAGCTCCGCAATAGGGTGATGAGGAGCGCTGTGATCGCTCCAAATGCAAAGAGGGACAACATGGGTATCGAAACAAATCCGAACACGCTCAGATCGACGTCAGCGCACGAGACCCCCTGGCTGCAGGGTGCGGCGCTCTCGGGAATGACTCCGACCTGCAACAGCATGTGGTAGAGCGCAGCCAGGCTGCCTGCCGCGGACAGTGGGAGAGCGTATCGCACCACCTTGGCGTCGAAGGGGAACAGGCCCATGAAGAGCACGAGGACCAGGGGGAACATGAACACCCGCTGATACCAGCACAGCGAGCAAGGAGGCAGCCCCATGACCTCGCTGAAGAACAGGCTACCCAGGCTGGCGGTGGTGACGAGCAGCCAGGCCGCAAGGAGCAGGAGCCAGTCCGTATCGAGCTTGTTGGAAACGGTGCGTTCTTGATTCATGGTTCTTCCGATGAGCTCCGGCATGTTTTGTACACGCTGGTCTCGGCACCGTCAATGAGGACAGGATGATGAGGAATCGGTCAGAGCGACCGGTTTTCGCCCACGTCGCCCACCCTTCGAACACCACCTAAAACGCGAATTTTCCCCAAACCAAGCCTCGCGAGGCTGAACCGCACCCTGGCACGTGAATTGAAAGAGTTCGTGTGACGAATGACTAACCGCGCCGATGCGGAGGTTTCAATGTGTCGAACTAAGACCCTGAGAAGTACAACACGTTCCTGGCGACTACAGGCGTTGATCGCCCTGGTCGCCGGAGTGTGCCTCGTCGCCCAACCGGTCGTCGCGGGGTCGCACGGCGAGAGTATGAGCGCCGCTGCCCGGGCCAAGGCGCAGATGGCCTCGCCCGGAGAGATGGTCGACGTCCTCCTCATGCATAAGCATTCGGAACGAGCCAACCTGACGGGTCGTGTGCGAGGACTCGGCGGTGAGGTGATTCGCGAGTTCGAATCCATCGCAGCCGTGGCCGCGCGCCTGCCTGCCGGCGCACTGGAGAAGCTGGCCGATCATCCGGCGCTTTCCTTCATGGCATTGGATGCGCCGGTTGCCGCCTTCGCTGACGCTTCGATCAACGACCCTCGGTCTACGGTGGACATGAGCCAGGCTGGAGCTTACGGGCTGGACGGCACCGGCGTGACGGTGGCCGTACTCGACTCGGGCATCGACAGCCATCCGGATCTCTCCCTGATCCAGAGCGTCGACATCCTCCCCGCCTATTCCAGTTGCGGATTCCGAAGTGACCGCATCGAACACGGACTGAACACCCTGTTCCG includes the following:
- a CDS encoding thioredoxin domain-containing protein, which codes for MTSKQKLVLVLGAVGLLVGGFILATSLFNNQRAEELASIEKASPVDNAFVRGYAQRLGPRDAKVTLVEFLDPGCESCAAMSPHVKAILDAHPGQVQLVLRYIPLHQGADTAVKMLEAARKQGKYWETLQLMFDTQSVWASHHHPEPEKLLEILPSLGLDMTRLELEMQGIDIAHILQQDMADATTLGVRKTPTFFVNGKPLTRFGVPQLQALVASEVAANP
- a CDS encoding disulfide bond formation protein B, translating into MNQERTVSNKLDTDWLLLLAAWLLVTTASLGSLFFSEVMGLPPCSLCWYQRVFMFPLVLVLFMGLFPFDAKVVRYALPLSAAGSLAALYHMLLQVGVIPESAAPCSQGVSCADVDLSVFGFVSIPMLSLFAFGAITALLITLLRSSSR